The window CATTCTTTGTTACGTGTGACGAGTGTGAATATTAGTGGAGATGAGAGAAAAATTGCCACACAATAGTGGATTGCAACACCTCTAAAGGTCACACTTTTTGCTTTATATTCTTGTTGTGACTTTAACTACCAAGCTTATACTATAAAGTTCATCATCATCTGCTTCAGATATACAGCATGCTCACTCAAATTAAACAAGCACCTAAAAGCACTCCTCCCAGTCCCACACTCCCACGCCGAGCATATCATCTTTTCAGGGAATGGTCACTCGCTGTCATAAAGTTAAAGGGTACGTACGTAGCTAGTCATTGTAGGAGTACTACATACAATGCAGCGTATACATGTCCACCGCCCTAGTTCAAATTAAAGGCTGACTAGCTAGCTGGAGGACTTCTTTCCATGCCACCTCCGATGGGACAGGACAATGCGAGCGAGCTTAAATTTCCAAGGATAATACTATACAGATCTGTGGTAGAGTACAACTGTAGTTTGGCATTGTAATAGCTAGCGCTATATATTGGTTTTTCTTGCTCAAGCAGAACGAGCATGGCATGATTATTCAAAATTTGTGAATCCAAGCCTCATCTATTGCTTCTGTATCAGCTGAATCTTATACTGGTTGGAGGGAGAAGAGGAAAAATAAAATTGTTCCTTCTAGGGTTGTGATATATCATAGCAGTATAGCACTGGAAATACAGTGAGTGCATAAAGTTAAAGCTTAGGATGACGATAGGATCACTACATCGATTATTGAAGGTAGGATGACGTCAATATTCAATTTTCTATAATAATATTTAATCAGCGCAGCGGCTATTTAAACCCTAAACTTCTCATCGAAAAAAAACAACCAAGTTACAAAGCTTCAAGCTTCTTGCTTGCTTGCTTTTGAGAGAGAGAGAGAGAGAGAGAGAGAGAGAATCTAATCACTACCGGAGAAATTTAAATCTTTCTTCTCCGGCCAAGATGATAGCTCACTTGGAGTGTTTGGTCCAAGAAAACGAAAACGACACCGAATCCCGGCCCTACGACGTCATCTCCGGCCTCCAAGCCGCCACTTTATCCAACGATGGCGTCACCGGTAAGGGATCCAAGTCGGAGTTCTTCTTTTCCGTTCTTGGCGGGCATGGCCAGTTCGGCATCATCATTACCAGAGCTGGAATCTTGCTCCAGCAAGCCCTGTTCATGGTTGGTATTACGTACTATTTCACTGCTACGTACTCTCTTTTGCTCGTCTTTGATCCCATTACTGAGAGTTGTTTTTGTTTTTATTAATGGTGATTAGGTGAGGTGGATAAGGCTGTTGTACCGGGTTCGACGCCTTCACCCGCATGCCCACTCGCTAGTCATTTGTGAACACAGGTCCTTGAGGAAACGAAGCACGTCCTAAATTGAATTTTTTTTAGGAAAATAAAATTTTTTACATAGTGACGTCGGTTTACTTCTTGAAAGGACCGTCCTGTGAAACCAGGAGATTATGCGGTACTGTATGACGAAAGTTTCGACTTCAAGTTGTATTTGTTGCACTACCAATCACAAGAGGAATAGAAGAAGCATTTCGGGTTCAGTGGAGCAGATTCGTTGACAGCAATCCTCTTTGATCCGATGGCAAATTTTTCCCAGATATATTCTCAAACCCTAGCTAACTAGTATTAGTTGTCAATGCAAATTAATGTAAAAGGAATTAGTTTGAGCAAAAAGATATGGATCCTTTCCTTTCCTTCAGTTGCTTTCATCTATTTTCTGCTAAATCCAAAGAAGAAAATTCGACATAAAAATGATCACATAAGGAGTATATCAGTCTCTTTGTCAAAGGCACTGAAAAATGATGCTGAGTTAGAACTTAGAAGGGATGCGGAATTGTCATTTAACGTAATTGCATTGGTTCCTGCCTCCAAACTTAATATGTGCTCATATTTCTGTGCTTTGAATATCAGTTTTTGTTTCGGTTTGTTGTTAATCAAAGACTAGCCCATATTGGACGTTGAGGGACTCATACTCCTTGGGAGGGGTGGGGTGGTTAGGGTGGTGCGCAACCAAGGGCGGAGCCTCTCTAAATTTTATACCTATCAATTAATCTTGAATGACAAATCAATTATATTAAGAAATGTATCTATAAAATTGATTGGTTTTTATGTCTTACCAATAAAAATTGTTAAGATAATTGATTTTTTTTAATGTTGTACGAGTTTATGAGATGTATACAATAAAATTTTACTTCATTTAAAGATGATCAAATTAAACATCGAGTCAGGTAAAATTTTAATATATATTTATGCTATAATGTTTGAATTTCCCCAAGATTCAAATCCTGGCTCTGTAACTGTCCGCAACCACCGGCACACGCACGGCGACAATGGTGCACAGGTGCAGGAAACCTAGCTAGGACTAGGGTGGAGGCATGGAGCAATATACTATTCCCTAGTTCCCTACACTTCTCATTCTGTAAGCTTTAAGTAAAATTAAGAGATAAAATGGAAGATGAAAAAAATATAACTAAGCTCGAGTTGTGCTCGATTTGAAAAGAAAGGGTGACTGTGTAGGTATTTTATACGGTTTGCAGGTCACTGCCAAACTAATTAACCATACAATAACTGACTTGGTGCAGGTTCTCCCTAACCTAAACTTTCTATGTCCAAAAGAAAAAAATTAGCCATGCAACTAATTAAACTTTCTTCGTTCAAAAGAAAAAATTAACCGTGCAACTAATCCTTCTTTTGTTCAAAAGAAAAGAAATTAACAATGCAACTAATTAATATCCTTATTACAAGAAATAACATAATTACCTGCTTGACAACTAATTAACTACTTAGCTTCGAGTGAGTAGAGAATGGAGATTACTTCATGTAATGTTGATTACCAATGTATGGAGATTACTTCATACATTCTACATGCAGACATATATAATAGAAGATTAGAAAGCTAGAGGCATGAACATCAACAAATCAGTGAATCTGGCAGTGAGCATATCATTAGTTTTTGAATTGAAAGGGGATGGTCATTTTTCAGAATGCTTGTTCTGACCAAATTTCGGATCATCAATTTTTTTTCCCGTTACAACATCGGGGACGGAAAGCTCAGAGCGCATATATGTTTGATATTGCTTTGGCAAAGTGTGCCTTGGCTTGAGGCCTCTTGATCTGGAAAAAGTATTTCATGTCGATGACTACACTGGTACTAGAAGTCTCATAGTTTTCAATGGAGATTACTTCCTCAATAGAATAGGTGCTAATCAGTGCTATCTCTCTTGTAATATCTATATATATGTACATTTATGAATGAATAAAACACATTGATTCCAGCAATTCTTCTTCTTCTTTT of the Fragaria vesca subsp. vesca linkage group LG6, FraVesHawaii_1.0, whole genome shotgun sequence genome contains:
- the LOC101295433 gene encoding cytokinin dehydrogenase 7-like — encoded protein: MIAHLECLVQENENDTESRPYDVISGLQAATLSNDGVTGKGSKSEFFFSVLGGHGQFGIIITRAGILLQQALFMVRWIRLLYRVRRLHPHAHSLVICEHRSLRKRSTS